Proteins from a genomic interval of Ignavibacteriota bacterium:
- a CDS encoding PEGA domain-containing protein yields the protein MRNSFIKILVLFTIFIIANSCVEDHVMPKIGTVFITSDPIGAKIFLDDEDQNKQTPDSLNNLLEGEYKITLKLNEFNDTTFNINVKNHSNISENIYLNESNPKGKIILNSSPSGAQIYLDGINTGKTTPDTLKNLRRGSYNIKLKLSLYDDSDFQVELNKDQTISKNTQMLVAGTSSSLAITSNPSGATITINDEAINKTTPYTLKPISSGTYKIKLSLVNYRDTTVTVSVSSGEAKTANINLTLYEPRGSISLTSNPTNAAIFIDGTNTNLFTPNKLSKLEAGQYEITLKYLGYYDTTFTVNVNRDQNTTVPIVNMQFLPEIGDFKINSDPVGADIYVDGLSTGFSTPHTFVTLLVKEYSVTLKLKDFADTTINFDLIKDNVVDLGTVYLRDIVPAVDVIIDYKINSNQQLVFSFIFNQDIKLTSISAEDPNGTTWPQSFNELVPKGRVKDIIYPEKINGKWKFTISGNKTGGRKADFEISEEVTVQ from the coding sequence ATGAGAAACTCATTTATTAAAATTCTTGTCTTATTTACGATTTTTATTATTGCAAATTCTTGCGTTGAAGATCATGTAATGCCTAAAATCGGTACTGTTTTTATTACATCGGATCCTATTGGAGCAAAAATATTTCTTGATGATGAAGATCAGAATAAGCAAACTCCTGATTCACTGAACAATCTTCTAGAAGGCGAATATAAAATAACATTGAAATTAAATGAATTTAATGATACAACTTTTAATATCAATGTGAAGAATCATTCGAATATCTCAGAAAATATTTATTTGAATGAATCTAACCCAAAAGGTAAAATAATTTTAAATTCAAGTCCGTCTGGAGCGCAGATTTATCTAGATGGAATTAATACAGGTAAAACAACACCAGATACTTTAAAGAATTTAAGAAGAGGCAGTTACAATATTAAATTAAAATTAAGTCTGTATGATGACTCTGATTTCCAAGTAGAATTGAATAAAGATCAAACAATTAGCAAAAATACACAAATGTTAGTTGCCGGCACTTCTTCAAGTTTAGCCATAACTTCTAATCCGTCAGGAGCAACAATTACCATAAATGATGAAGCAATTAATAAGACAACACCTTATACTTTGAAACCAATTAGTTCAGGCACATATAAAATAAAACTATCATTAGTAAACTATAGAGACACAACAGTAACTGTAAGTGTTTCATCCGGTGAAGCTAAAACGGCAAATATTAACCTTACTCTTTATGAACCAAGAGGAAGTATTTCTCTTACATCAAATCCTACGAATGCTGCAATTTTTATTGATGGAACAAATACTAATTTGTTTACGCCTAATAAATTATCAAAGCTTGAAGCCGGTCAATATGAAATCACATTAAAATATTTGGGATACTATGATACAACATTTACGGTAAACGTAAACAGAGATCAGAATACTACAGTTCCAATAGTCAATATGCAGTTTTTACCTGAAATAGGTGATTTTAAAATAAACTCTGATCCTGTTGGTGCTGATATTTATGTCGATGGTTTAAGCACGGGATTTTCTACTCCTCATACTTTTGTAACATTACTTGTAAAAGAATACAGTGTTACTTTGAAATTGAAAGATTTTGCTGATACGACAATAAATTTTGATTTAATTAAAGATAATGTTGTTGATCTTGGAACTGTTTATTTAAGAGATATCGTTCCAGCAGTTGATGTCATAATTGATTATAAAATAAATTCAAATCAACAATTGGTGTTCTCGTTTATATTTAATCAGGATATTAAATTAACTTCTATTTCCGCCGAAGATCCAAACGGTACTACTTGGCCGCAAAGTTTTAATGAATTGGTGCCAAAAGGCAGAGTTAAAGATATTATTTACCCTGAAAAAATAAACGGTAAATGGAAGTTTACGATTTCAGGTAATAAAACCGGCGGTAGGAAAGCTGATTTTGAGATTAGCGAAGAAGTTACAGTTCAATAA
- a CDS encoding OmpA family protein has protein sequence MIRKYFFILIIINCLTLTTFAQSSKNIHPYSNDLLLTLGVGPNYALTDYENSNFGLSFVGGLEYYLPTSNRNVFGFKLNLSQENISGDKNFLGLPNTYNTDFTSAGLGIIYSHSFTNVFCPFVSIGAAYDWYTFQTDGVKSIYFNYSNGGEKNSLVYTVNGGFRFNVSNGIGISADIGYNYIANDNLDAIKIGEFEDFYLCANIGIIINLFNEDIDSDGDGIVDSKDLCPSEAEDIDGFHDEDGCPDNDNDGDGIKDDNDLCPNIKEDFDGFKDEDGCPDEDNDNDGIKDADDLCQNNKEDFDGFQDEDGCPDIDNDNDGILDADDKCPNAPETFNGYQDEDGCPDEAPKPVIIEKEKQPEVKEKPKKVKEEKKESVDLTNVPSIFSLQGESTFSANNLQIKSSANSRLNEIAEQMKKYPSVKWRIEVHIDKQNSAVEASSITRQQASAILSYLISRGVSSENLQAVGLGDSSPVSNNNTVYGRMKNKRVIIKRLSN, from the coding sequence ATGATAAGAAAATACTTTTTTATTCTGATTATTATAAACTGTTTAACACTTACTACTTTTGCGCAAAGCAGTAAAAACATACATCCTTATTCTAATGATTTATTACTTACATTGGGAGTTGGACCAAATTACGCTTTAACAGATTATGAAAATTCAAATTTTGGTTTATCGTTTGTCGGCGGTTTGGAATATTATTTACCAACTTCTAATAGAAACGTTTTCGGCTTTAAATTGAACTTATCGCAAGAGAATATTTCAGGAGATAAAAATTTTCTCGGACTACCTAATACTTACAATACAGATTTTACATCTGCAGGATTGGGAATTATCTATTCACATTCCTTTACTAATGTTTTTTGTCCTTTCGTTTCTATTGGCGCCGCATATGATTGGTATACTTTTCAAACAGATGGAGTTAAAAGTATTTACTTTAATTATTCTAATGGCGGTGAAAAGAATTCTTTAGTTTATACTGTAAATGGCGGATTTAGGTTTAATGTTTCGAATGGGATTGGAATTTCCGCTGATATTGGTTATAACTATATAGCAAATGACAATTTGGATGCGATTAAAATTGGTGAATTTGAAGACTTTTATTTATGTGCGAACATTGGTATAATCATAAATTTATTTAATGAAGATATTGATAGTGATGGTGACGGAATTGTTGATTCTAAAGATCTTTGTCCAAGCGAAGCCGAAGATATTGATGGATTTCATGACGAAGACGGATGTCCAGACAATGATAATGATGGAGATGGAATTAAAGATGATAATGACCTTTGTCCAAATATCAAAGAAGATTTTGACGGATTTAAGGATGAAGACGGTTGTCCCGACGAAGACAATGATAATGACGGTATAAAAGACGCGGATGATTTATGTCAAAACAATAAAGAAGATTTTGATGGATTTCAAGATGAAGACGGTTGTCCTGATATAGATAATGATAATGATGGAATATTAGATGCCGATGATAAATGTCCAAATGCTCCTGAAACATTTAATGGTTATCAAGATGAAGACGGTTGCCCTGACGAAGCACCAAAACCTGTAATTATTGAAAAAGAAAAACAACCTGAAGTAAAAGAAAAACCTAAAAAAGTTAAAGAAGAAAAGAAAGAATCAGTTGATTTAACTAACGTTCCGAGTATTTTTTCTCTTCAAGGCGAATCAACTTTTTCAGCAAATAACTTACAAATAAAGAGTTCCGCAAATAGCAGATTAAATGAAATTGCTGAACAAATGAAAAAATATCCTTCCGTTAAGTGGAGAATTGAAGTTCATATTGATAAACAGAATTCTGCCGTGGAAGCATCGTCTATAACCAGACAGCAGGCATCTGCAATTTTAAGTTATTTAATATCAAGAGGCGTATCATCCGAAAATCTGCAGGCGGTCGGTCTCGGTGATTCTTCACCTGTTTCAAACAATAATACGGTTTATGGAAGGATGAAAAATAAACGAGTAATAATTAAACGGTTATCAAATTAG
- a CDS encoding amidophosphoribosyltransferase produces MNNDKPQCHCGIFGIFGIENPAIYTYYGLHALQHRGQEASGIITASTTSNQKTKFNIHKGIGLVSEVFSDSEIFEKKLNGFAAVGHNRYSTTGASDSFKNIQPFTVNYRMGNLAIAHNGQLTNSDKIRSELIDEGAIFQTTSDTEVILHLIARCKLESQIEQVIEALRKVEGAFSVIILTDDKLIAARDPNGFRPLALGKINDSFVIASETCAFDINDIEYIRDVEPGELLVIDINTKNLDDIKSYKLNEKSVSKKHCVFEFIYFSRPDSRIFGSNVDKIRRKLGKVLANHHPVYPDNPDEKVIVISVPDSSNTVAIGYQTQLEKMGIRSKHEIGLIRSHYIGRTFILPGQGKREVGVRIKFNTVKGVLEDKKVVLIDDSIVRGTTSKQLIKLIRDAGARSIHVRISSPPILHPCYYGMDFPSEEELIANKFNGNIKEIEKYLGVESLNYMSLDQMLEAMVDHKPEDFCTACFSGNYPVSVNTNFEKSAYEI; encoded by the coding sequence TTGAATAACGATAAACCACAATGCCATTGCGGTATTTTTGGAATTTTTGGTATTGAAAACCCGGCTATTTATACTTATTACGGATTGCACGCACTTCAACATAGAGGGCAGGAAGCTTCTGGAATTATTACTGCGTCAACTACTTCAAATCAGAAAACAAAATTCAATATTCATAAAGGTATTGGCTTAGTTTCTGAAGTATTTTCAGATTCTGAAATATTTGAAAAGAAACTAAATGGTTTCGCGGCGGTTGGTCATAATAGATATTCTACGACGGGTGCTTCCGATTCTTTTAAAAATATTCAGCCCTTTACCGTTAATTATCGAATGGGAAACTTGGCAATTGCGCATAACGGTCAATTGACAAATTCTGATAAAATTAGAAGTGAGCTTATTGATGAAGGAGCAATATTTCAAACGACAAGCGATACAGAAGTTATTCTTCATTTAATTGCACGCTGTAAATTAGAATCACAAATTGAACAAGTAATTGAAGCACTTAGAAAAGTTGAAGGAGCTTTTTCGGTAATTATTTTAACGGATGATAAATTAATTGCCGCACGGGATCCAAACGGTTTTAGACCTTTAGCCCTAGGCAAGATAAATGATTCTTTCGTAATTGCTTCGGAAACTTGTGCTTTTGATATTAATGATATAGAATATATTAGAGATGTTGAACCCGGTGAACTTTTGGTAATTGACATTAATACGAAAAATCTAGATGATATAAAATCATATAAACTAAATGAAAAATCGGTAAGTAAAAAACATTGTGTTTTTGAATTTATTTATTTTTCAAGACCTGACAGTAGAATATTCGGTTCTAATGTAGACAAAATTAGAAGAAAATTGGGCAAAGTGCTTGCAAATCATCATCCGGTTTATCCTGATAATCCTGATGAAAAAGTTATTGTGATTAGTGTTCCGGATAGTTCTAATACTGTGGCAATTGGCTATCAAACACAATTAGAAAAAATGGGAATTCGTTCAAAACATGAAATTGGATTGATAAGGAGTCATTATATAGGCAGAACTTTTATTCTACCCGGACAAGGCAAAAGGGAAGTTGGCGTTAGAATTAAATTTAATACCGTAAAAGGTGTGCTTGAAGATAAAAAGGTTGTATTAATTGACGATTCAATTGTTAGAGGAACAACCTCTAAACAATTGATTAAATTGATAAGAGATGCCGGAGCACGCTCAATTCATGTAAGGATTTCTTCGCCACCAATTCTTCATCCTTGTTATTACGGCATGGATTTTCCTTCTGAGGAAGAATTGATCGCTAACAAATTCAACGGGAATATTAAAGAAATAGAAAAATATCTTGGCGTTGAATCATTAAATTATATGTCGTTAGATCAAATGTTGGAAGCAATGGTTGATCATAAACCGGAAGATTTTTGTACTGCTTGCTTTTCAGGTAATTACCCCGTTTCGGTAAATACAAATTTCGAAAAGTCAGCCTATGAAATTTAA
- a CDS encoding S8 family serine peptidase, with the protein MFIVDFSPDQNNLLIDFRNDPSVVFLQQSLIYKIDTLPSDSLFSEQWGLQNIGAEKAWDLIPQNAEKIILAIIDTGIDYFHPDLKDQFFVNPHETGIDNQGNDKSTNGIDDDGNGFIDDFSGWDFVNKVNLISNSANSDFFDWDNDPIDENGHGTNVAGIIGARHNSIGIAGVNQNIQILNLRAFDKNGNGDEDDVASAIIYAVNMGAKIINMSWGDSEYSQILKDVIDYADSKGVVLVASSGNSGSDLPHFPSGFNNVISVGAIQKNETLAGFSNFGSSIDLVAPGSQIITTDLNNSYKNVSGTSASAPFVSASASILLSYNSFSSEEVKQILKTTAKDLGNLGWDEKYGAGNLNLSNALSLLLPSEFKINFPENDYCTNSNELTINITCISPLFKNYKIQYGIGFNPLNWNDIDIENNEYQVLNENIHTLNLKELIDTVYTIRLIVNTSNERTFEERSSFVIDRTKPKIISYFISPALLNDNETIQASIITDDKTTAQIFYRKKNSDEKFNSIYLDNFSSEIKIISQKHHGFLPNDIIQNPFEIEFYFVLTNQAGLEYSLFNNDNYFTIESSLEKNTLLLNKKPYSLPIGRIFPEQINFFEYR; encoded by the coding sequence ATTTTTATTGTAGATTTTTCACCCGATCAAAATAATCTCCTCATTGATTTTCGGAACGATCCTTCTGTAGTATTTCTTCAGCAATCCTTAATTTACAAAATTGACACATTACCTAGCGATTCACTTTTTTCCGAACAATGGGGTTTACAAAATATTGGAGCTGAAAAAGCATGGGATTTAATACCGCAAAATGCTGAAAAAATTATTCTTGCAATTATTGATACCGGAATCGATTATTTTCATCCGGATTTGAAAGATCAGTTTTTTGTTAATCCGCATGAAACCGGTATTGATAATCAAGGCAATGATAAATCTACAAACGGAATTGACGATGACGGTAATGGATTCATTGATGATTTTTCTGGATGGGATTTTGTAAATAAAGTAAATTTAATTTCAAATTCCGCAAATAGTGATTTTTTTGATTGGGATAACGACCCAATTGATGAAAACGGTCATGGAACAAATGTAGCTGGAATTATTGGAGCACGACATAATTCAATAGGAATAGCCGGAGTTAATCAAAATATACAAATATTAAATTTGCGCGCGTTCGATAAAAATGGGAACGGTGACGAAGATGACGTAGCTTCAGCTATTATTTATGCGGTTAATATGGGTGCAAAAATCATCAATATGAGCTGGGGAGATTCAGAATATTCTCAAATTTTAAAAGATGTAATTGACTACGCTGATTCGAAAGGAGTTGTTTTAGTAGCTAGTTCAGGCAACAGTGGTTCTGACCTTCCACATTTTCCATCAGGTTTCAATAATGTAATTAGTGTCGGTGCAATTCAAAAAAATGAAACGCTTGCCGGATTTTCCAACTTTGGCTCTTCAATTGATTTAGTAGCGCCGGGTTCACAGATTATAACAACAGATCTAAACAATTCATACAAAAATGTAAGTGGAACTTCAGCCTCAGCGCCGTTTGTTAGTGCTTCAGCTTCAATCCTATTATCTTACAATAGTTTTTCAAGTGAAGAAGTAAAACAAATTTTAAAGACTACCGCTAAGGATTTGGGAAATTTAGGATGGGATGAAAAATATGGAGCAGGAAACTTAAATCTTAGCAATGCCTTAAGCTTGCTTTTACCTTCTGAGTTTAAGATAAATTTCCCTGAGAATGATTACTGCACAAATTCAAATGAACTTACAATAAACATTACTTGCATTTCACCTTTGTTTAAAAATTACAAAATACAATATGGAATCGGATTTAATCCCTTAAATTGGAATGATATCGATATAGAAAATAATGAATATCAAGTTTTGAATGAAAATATCCATACACTTAACCTTAAAGAACTAATTGATACAGTTTACACAATTAGGCTAATTGTAAATACAAGTAATGAAAGAACTTTCGAAGAACGTTCCAGTTTCGTTATTGATAGAACAAAACCAAAGATCATTTCTTATTTCATTTCTCCGGCATTGTTAAATGATAACGAAACAATACAAGCATCAATAATAACGGATGATAAAACAACCGCGCAGATTTTTTATAGAAAAAAAAACAGTGATGAAAAATTCAATTCAATCTATTTGGATAACTTTTCTTCCGAAATTAAAATAATTTCGCAAAAACATCACGGTTTTCTTCCGAACGATATTATTCAAAATCCATTCGAAATCGAATTTTATTTTGTATTAACCAACCAAGCAGGATTGGAGTATTCTTTATTCAACAACGATAATTATTTTACAATTGAAAGTTCACTTGAAAAAAATACATTACTATTAAATAAAAAACCGTATTCGCTTCCGATAGGTAGAATTTTCCCTGAACAAATTAATTTTTTTGAATATAGATAA